From one Candidatus Nitrospira nitrosa genomic stretch:
- a CDS encoding B12-binding domain-containing radical SAM protein — MKVLFLYPSWTGSYGLFGHFARRNSTWPPLNLALLAAISERHGHEVTIMDGEAEQITLEDMAQRAVALKPDMIGFTATSPFFHISKAVAEGIRRIAPHIPIAVGGPHITIMKEQALLAAFDYAFVGEAEQSWPEFLSRYEKKQDLSSVAGIIYRDQGRVVSTGQPADISNLDVLPAPARHRLNMPLYKLGTLRGRLPFTSIQTMRGCPWKCIFCASEALKTTQMRVRSPRSVVDEIKQVVERFGTRHFYIVDDVMTLWKDHILAICDLIDQEGLKITFEGSTRANLVEDEVMARLVRSGLIRLSFGLETVDPEIRRTMKKQVPLEHYVRANGICNKHGVEALNSVMIGLPGETRDTVRATLRFLRNAREVKQANFAIAVPYPGTEFHELAVKGDKGVKLMTKDFSEYRRYGSAVTAVGDLTPQDLIDLQNEGFVSIYSAPWRWIPMLQKHGAIGGSLMLIRVARLLSKKLFAPSGQRQSEQLVSLGDGGFGSVQDMPVAMMADQAPMTSSPDLLQIESPEKDLVAPAGHYGSPARPNG, encoded by the coding sequence ATGAAGGTGCTTTTCCTATATCCAAGCTGGACGGGATCCTACGGTCTCTTTGGTCATTTTGCGAGACGGAACTCAACCTGGCCTCCGCTGAATCTGGCTCTGCTGGCTGCGATCTCCGAACGGCATGGTCACGAGGTGACCATCATGGACGGTGAAGCCGAGCAGATCACACTAGAGGACATGGCTCAACGGGCGGTGGCGCTCAAACCAGACATGATCGGATTTACTGCGACAAGTCCATTTTTTCATATCAGTAAGGCAGTTGCGGAAGGGATCAGACGCATCGCCCCGCACATTCCAATTGCCGTGGGTGGTCCTCACATCACAATCATGAAGGAACAGGCGCTGCTCGCCGCATTTGACTATGCGTTTGTTGGAGAAGCAGAACAGTCATGGCCGGAGTTTCTCAGCCGGTATGAGAAGAAGCAAGATCTCTCATCCGTAGCCGGAATCATTTATCGAGATCAAGGTCGGGTAGTTTCTACGGGACAGCCAGCGGATATCAGCAATCTGGATGTACTGCCAGCTCCCGCCAGGCATCGCCTGAACATGCCGTTGTACAAGCTAGGCACACTTCGTGGCCGATTACCGTTCACGTCGATTCAGACGATGCGAGGCTGCCCCTGGAAATGCATTTTCTGTGCATCCGAGGCCTTGAAGACAACCCAAATGAGAGTGCGGTCACCGCGTTCGGTGGTCGATGAAATAAAGCAGGTGGTTGAGCGGTTTGGGACCAGACATTTCTATATTGTCGATGACGTGATGACATTGTGGAAGGACCATATTCTGGCAATCTGTGACCTCATCGACCAGGAAGGATTGAAGATCACGTTTGAAGGCAGCACCCGGGCGAATCTCGTTGAGGACGAGGTTATGGCGCGTCTGGTGCGCAGCGGCTTAATTCGATTGTCGTTTGGGTTAGAAACCGTAGATCCTGAGATCCGGCGAACCATGAAGAAGCAGGTGCCATTGGAGCACTACGTCAGGGCCAATGGTATCTGTAATAAGCACGGTGTTGAAGCCTTGAACAGCGTGATGATCGGGCTGCCTGGCGAGACGAGGGATACGGTTCGAGCGACGCTGCGGTTTCTACGCAATGCGCGAGAAGTGAAACAGGCAAACTTTGCCATTGCCGTGCCTTATCCAGGAACAGAGTTTCACGAGTTGGCGGTAAAAGGGGATAAAGGTGTGAAGTTGATGACGAAGGACTTTTCAGAGTATCGACGCTATGGGTCCGCCGTCACGGCTGTTGGCGATCTGACGCCCCAGGATTTGATCGATCTGCAAAACGAAGGTTTCGTCAGCATCTACAGCGCCCCCTGGCGCTGGATTCCTATGCTGCAAAAGCATGGTGCGATCGGGGGATCGCTTATGTTGATCCGAGTCGCACGGCTTCTGTCGAAGAAGCTGTTCGCGCCGTCCGGTCAACGGCAGAGTGAGCAATTGGTCAGTCTCGGTGATGGTGGTTTCGGGAGTGTTCAGGATATGCCGGTGGCGATGATGGCTGATCAGGCACCGATGACCAGTTCACCAGACCTCTTACAGATCGAATCTCCGGAGAAGGACCTTGTCGCTCCAGCCGGCCACTATGGATCGCCAGCCAGGCCGAACGGCTGA
- a CDS encoding NAD-dependent epimerase/dehydratase family protein, producing the protein MMTSQEHVVITGGAGYIGSVLSRHLLNRGYRVTVIDNFMYRQNSLLDCCSDDRFSVIRGDCRDERLMTDVIRDGDILIPLAALVGAPLCNRDRIGAYSINLDAVHMLCKLSSLTQRIIFPVTNSGYGIGQPGIPCTEESPLRPISLYGETKVKAERVVLDRGNAITLRLATVFGASPRMRMDLLVNDFVWRAVHDRAVTVFEGHCKRNYIHVRDVTKAFLHAIEHFDSMKDSPYNVGLDDANLSKLELCAEIKRQVPQFVYSEAPIGEDPDKRDYIVSNKRILATGFTPDWSLARGIRELTKCYTVIGGTGYGNV; encoded by the coding sequence ATGATGACATCGCAAGAACACGTCGTGATCACGGGCGGAGCAGGCTACATCGGATCCGTGCTGTCTCGCCACTTACTCAATCGCGGGTATAGGGTCACGGTCATCGACAATTTCATGTACCGGCAGAATAGCCTCCTGGATTGTTGCAGCGACGACAGGTTTAGCGTGATCCGCGGTGATTGTCGGGATGAACGACTCATGACGGATGTGATTCGTGACGGCGATATCCTCATTCCGTTGGCGGCATTAGTGGGTGCACCGCTGTGCAATCGGGACCGGATCGGTGCCTATTCGATTAATTTGGATGCGGTTCACATGCTGTGTAAGCTCTCTTCGCTGACTCAGCGCATCATCTTTCCTGTCACCAACAGTGGATATGGGATCGGTCAACCTGGAATTCCCTGCACCGAAGAGTCGCCGCTCCGTCCCATTAGTCTCTACGGTGAGACCAAAGTAAAAGCCGAACGGGTCGTACTCGATCGGGGCAATGCCATCACGCTTCGGCTTGCGACGGTCTTCGGTGCTTCGCCCCGGATGCGAATGGACCTCCTCGTGAACGATTTTGTCTGGCGGGCGGTCCATGATCGAGCCGTCACAGTCTTCGAAGGCCACTGTAAGCGCAACTATATTCATGTTCGGGACGTGACCAAGGCTTTCCTCCATGCGATCGAGCATTTCGACTCCATGAAGGACTCCCCATACAATGTCGGGCTGGACGATGCCAACTTGTCAAAGTTGGAACTGTGCGCTGAAATCAAACGGCAGGTGCCGCAGTTCGTCTATTCGGAGGCCCCGATCGGGGAAGATCCGGACAAGCGGGATTACATCGTCTCCAACAAACGGATACTCGCCACAGGCTTCACACCCGATTGGTCGCTCGCACGTGGCATCCGGGAGCTGACTAAGTGCTACACCGTCATCGGCGGAACCGGATACGGCAATGTGTAA
- a CDS encoding B12-binding domain-containing radical SAM protein yields the protein MSQRSDVLFVTPPSRVQVYQSLSRDLAAIEPPVWAGMMASFIRDRGYDVGILDAEAKGFTHVQTAHAIAQADPRLVVFVIYGQQPSASTQCMPAGRRVCEELRALSDVPTLVMGTHPSALPRRTLLEEPYTYVCQGEGPYTVLGLLRLLRDGVGSLKDVPGLWYQEQSQIHSNPPASLIADLDRELSGQGWELLEMSRYRAHNWHCFDRLEARSPYASLQTSLGCPFKCSFCCINAPFDTPMLRTWSPDHVIRLIDRLVLDYGVTNIKIPDEMFVLNRRHVLGICDRIIERGYRLNIWAYARVDTVQDQVLEKLKAAGFNWLGLGIESGSQHVRDGVEKGRFGDREIVATVERIRSHGIYVAANYIFGLPDDTLVSMRTTLDLALELNTEWANFYCAMAYPGSPLYGLAKETGWPLPDDPGGPGWIGYSQHAYETLPLPTEQLSATDVLDFRDRAFLEYFQHPSYLGLLHRTFGQHVADHVTEMCSHHVQRRHHDATAIPAV from the coding sequence ATGTCGCAGCGTAGTGATGTCCTGTTTGTGACGCCACCAAGCCGTGTGCAGGTTTATCAGAGTCTCAGTCGCGATTTGGCTGCGATTGAGCCCCCTGTATGGGCAGGAATGATGGCATCCTTCATTCGGGATCGTGGGTATGACGTCGGGATTCTAGATGCGGAGGCGAAAGGATTTACCCATGTGCAAACCGCCCATGCCATTGCACAGGCCGATCCCCGCTTGGTGGTGTTCGTCATTTATGGACAGCAGCCCTCTGCTTCAACGCAATGCATGCCGGCTGGGCGGCGCGTCTGCGAAGAGCTGCGGGCTTTGTCAGATGTTCCGACGCTGGTGATGGGGACGCATCCGTCGGCGTTGCCCAGACGAACACTGCTGGAAGAGCCCTATACCTACGTGTGTCAGGGAGAAGGACCGTACACTGTGCTGGGCCTTCTACGGCTACTGCGGGATGGTGTGGGATCGCTCAAGGACGTGCCGGGCTTGTGGTATCAGGAGCAGAGTCAGATCCACTCGAATCCACCTGCGTCGCTGATTGCCGATCTGGACCGGGAGTTGTCGGGGCAAGGCTGGGAGTTGCTCGAGATGAGTCGCTATCGTGCCCACAATTGGCACTGCTTCGACCGTCTCGAGGCGCGCAGCCCCTACGCTTCGTTACAAACGAGCCTGGGATGCCCATTTAAATGTTCGTTTTGTTGCATCAATGCGCCGTTTGACACGCCGATGCTTCGTACCTGGAGTCCCGATCATGTCATTCGTCTGATTGATCGGCTGGTCCTAGACTATGGCGTCACCAACATCAAGATTCCGGACGAGATGTTTGTGTTGAACCGACGGCATGTGCTGGGTATTTGCGACCGGATCATTGAGCGAGGCTACCGCCTTAATATTTGGGCCTATGCTCGTGTGGATACCGTACAAGACCAGGTTCTCGAAAAACTGAAGGCGGCTGGGTTCAACTGGTTGGGGCTGGGTATCGAGTCCGGCAGCCAACATGTCCGCGACGGTGTAGAGAAAGGGCGGTTCGGAGACCGGGAGATCGTCGCAACGGTAGAGCGCATTCGGTCGCATGGTATCTATGTCGCGGCCAATTACATTTTTGGGCTGCCTGACGACACGCTGGTCAGCATGCGGACGACACTGGACTTGGCGCTCGAACTGAACACGGAGTGGGCCAATTTCTACTGTGCCATGGCCTATCCGGGATCACCCTTGTATGGCCTGGCGAAAGAGACAGGGTGGCCGCTTCCTGATGATCCGGGGGGACCAGGGTGGATCGGGTATTCGCAGCATGCCTATGAGACGCTGCCGTTACCGACCGAACAGTTGTCGGCTACCGACGTATTGGATTTCCGTGATCGAGCCTTCCTGGAGTATTTCCAGCACCCGTCGTATCTTGGGTTGCTGCACCGGACTTTTGGCCAGCATGTGGCCGATCATGTCACGGAGATGTGTTCTCATCACGTCCAACGGCGTCATCACGACGCCACGGCCATACCGGCGGTCTGA
- a CDS encoding sugar phosphate nucleotidyltransferase — translation MTIGAGGCDLVVLCGGLGTRLRPAVSDRPKAMALIHDRPFLDFILEHFVVHGMTRIILCTGYLGGHIAQRYAGIRHPYEVVISHEPFQMGTAGAVKHAAALTQSDPFMVVNGDSLIEIDPNQLLEFHAAKQGWATIALASAGARSDVGFVTVNSHAQVTAFTEKQPGTASQYHNAGLYVFRRDVLKEIPDHRLSSIERDVLPTLLPRGVYGLVSDAALYDIGTPERLAEFASSRHEWRRGVLS, via the coding sequence ATGACCATAGGTGCCGGCGGTTGTGATCTCGTCGTTCTGTGTGGTGGGCTTGGCACAAGGCTGCGTCCGGCGGTGAGCGACCGGCCGAAAGCAATGGCCCTAATTCATGACCGACCTTTTCTCGATTTCATTCTTGAGCACTTTGTCGTTCACGGAATGACACGTATTATTCTGTGTACTGGATACCTGGGTGGGCATATCGCCCAGCGATACGCCGGTATACGGCATCCCTATGAAGTAGTGATTTCGCATGAGCCTTTCCAGATGGGAACGGCGGGCGCTGTCAAACATGCGGCCGCCCTGACCCAGAGCGATCCTTTCATGGTTGTCAACGGTGATTCGTTGATCGAAATTGATCCGAACCAGCTGCTCGAATTTCATGCTGCCAAGCAAGGATGGGCAACCATCGCACTAGCCTCAGCAGGAGCACGGAGTGATGTTGGTTTTGTGACGGTCAATTCACACGCACAAGTCACGGCTTTTACCGAGAAACAACCCGGTACGGCGTCGCAATATCATAATGCCGGCCTGTATGTATTCAGGAGGGACGTGCTGAAGGAGATTCCGGATCATCGCCTCTCATCCATTGAGAGGGACGTGCTCCCGACGCTACTGCCTCGCGGCGTGTACGGACTTGTCAGCGACGCCGCGCTATACGATATCGGCACCCCGGAGCGGCTGGCAGAGTTCGCAAGCTCTCGGCATGAGTGGCGGAGAGGAGTCCTGTCATGA
- a CDS encoding GHMP family kinase ATP-binding protein — protein sequence MIISRTPFRISFFGGGTDYPVWFREHGGAVLATTIDKYCYISCRYLPPFFEHRTRIAYSRIEQAKSNNEIKHPAVRGVLQHMGITDGLEIHHDGDLPARTGLGSSSSFTVGLLHSLYALQHTMPSKAELAQTAIHIEQNVLQESVGCQDQVLAAHGGLCRVNFSSNGDIGYTSLVMKPERLTDFQDHLLLYFTGFSRTASEIAKEQIEKTKQRRVELFAMLQMVQEGISIMVGDRDLGEFGELLHEAWMVKRGLTSQITTPMIDDIYDAARRAGALGGKLLGAGGGGFMLFFAKPEVHQRIHAALPGLLRVPFRFEGLGSQIVFYQQETPIVRDFGWTDEQASAAGRNAFPLEKAA from the coding sequence ATGATCATCAGCCGCACACCCTTCCGCATCTCATTTTTCGGTGGTGGCACGGACTATCCGGTGTGGTTTCGCGAACATGGGGGCGCTGTGTTGGCAACGACCATCGACAAGTATTGTTACATCTCCTGCCGGTATCTGCCGCCGTTCTTTGAACACAGAACACGCATTGCCTACTCACGTATCGAGCAAGCCAAATCGAATAATGAGATCAAACATCCTGCGGTCCGTGGTGTACTCCAGCATATGGGCATAACCGATGGTCTTGAAATTCACCACGATGGCGATTTGCCTGCGCGCACCGGATTGGGATCGAGTTCTTCGTTCACCGTCGGCCTATTGCATTCCTTGTACGCCTTGCAACACACCATGCCGAGCAAAGCAGAATTGGCTCAGACAGCGATTCACATCGAACAGAACGTCTTGCAGGAGTCCGTTGGCTGCCAGGATCAGGTGTTGGCGGCGCACGGCGGGTTGTGCCGCGTTAATTTTTCATCGAACGGTGACATCGGATACACCTCGCTCGTGATGAAACCGGAGAGACTGACCGATTTTCAGGATCATCTATTGCTCTATTTTACAGGATTTTCACGCACGGCATCCGAAATCGCGAAGGAGCAAATTGAAAAAACAAAGCAGCGGCGTGTCGAACTCTTCGCCATGTTACAGATGGTTCAAGAGGGTATCTCGATCATGGTTGGAGATCGCGATCTCGGTGAGTTCGGTGAGTTGCTGCATGAGGCTTGGATGGTCAAGCGAGGTCTGACGTCCCAGATCACCACGCCGATGATCGACGACATCTACGATGCAGCAAGGAGAGCGGGAGCGCTTGGCGGCAAACTGCTTGGTGCAGGGGGTGGTGGATTTATGCTGTTCTTCGCCAAACCGGAGGTGCATCAAAGAATCCATGCTGCCTTGCCTGGGCTTCTTCGGGTTCCCTTCCGATTCGAAGGGCTTGGCAGCCAGATCGTATTCTATCAACAGGAAACACCGATAGTGCGGGACTTTGGATGGACGGATGAGCAGGCGTCCGCCGCTGGTCGGAACGCATTCCCGTTGGAGAAAGCGGCATGA
- a CDS encoding NAD-dependent epimerase/dehydratase family protein, whose protein sequence is MTAPLLVTGGTGLLGQAVRRLRPDAVYLSRKDGDLRDRSVAERLLQSIQPGQILHLAGVVGGVKANAVDNARFLEENILINTAVLSAARQLRIPRLTTMLSSCAFPFYADRQTTETDLLSASPYDGNAGYAYAKRMLDLQVRLAATEAGLAWNSLTPVTMYGPHDSFDLESGHVVGALIRRCHDAHTNGAVFTVWGTGRAVRQFVYVDDVARLALGALAGAWGSDTTIVTPDEGISIAHLARTIGQVMDYPGPIVFDATKPEGMLVKRLRSTTFEARFPGNRFTSLTDGLTETVRWFFSRQVGRSQRHLESSLCGHS, encoded by the coding sequence GTGACAGCTCCCTTACTTGTCACCGGCGGAACGGGGTTGTTAGGGCAGGCCGTGCGCCGTTTGAGACCTGATGCGGTCTACCTGTCCAGGAAGGACGGAGATCTTCGCGATCGAAGCGTCGCCGAGCGGCTGTTGCAATCTATTCAGCCCGGCCAGATCTTGCATTTGGCCGGCGTGGTCGGAGGGGTCAAAGCCAATGCCGTCGACAATGCGCGGTTTCTCGAAGAGAACATTCTGATCAATACGGCTGTCCTGTCGGCCGCACGGCAGCTGCGCATCCCGCGCCTCACAACGATGTTATCCAGTTGCGCGTTTCCCTTTTATGCGGATCGCCAAACCACGGAAACCGACTTGCTGAGTGCATCGCCCTATGACGGAAACGCCGGCTACGCCTATGCGAAGCGCATGCTCGACCTTCAGGTCAGACTCGCGGCCACGGAGGCGGGACTTGCGTGGAACAGCCTCACACCCGTGACCATGTACGGGCCGCATGACTCTTTCGACCTGGAATCGGGGCATGTGGTGGGCGCGCTGATCCGCCGTTGTCATGACGCCCACACGAACGGCGCTGTCTTTACGGTCTGGGGTACCGGACGGGCCGTTCGTCAATTTGTGTACGTCGACGATGTGGCGCGTTTAGCTCTTGGAGCCCTAGCGGGTGCTTGGGGATCAGATACGACGATTGTGACTCCGGACGAAGGGATTTCGATCGCTCACCTCGCCCGTACGATCGGCCAGGTCATGGACTATCCCGGTCCTATTGTCTTCGACGCCACCAAGCCGGAAGGGATGCTCGTAAAGCGCTTGCGGAGTACTACCTTCGAAGCACGATTTCCAGGTAACCGATTCACCAGTCTCACTGACGGGCTCACAGAGACCGTGCGATGGTTTTTCAGCCGACAAGTCGGACGATCCCAGCGTCATCTTGAGTCATCGTTGTGCGGTCATTCGTAA
- a CDS encoding pyridoxal phosphate-dependent aminotransferase — protein sequence MTYSHALTTLPFSSRGDRLIGQEMFKVLDRAQSLELDGQYVYHLELGNPRMAPPTEIIEATVEAVRGRQLGYTPMAGLRELRTALAARYALRTGRILDDSHVVISPANLLISQFLDLTCNPGDRVVLFTPAFPSYWAATAHIGLDVTSVSLAQDNGFHLSEAHIEAAISASPKAIIVNSANNPTGAVYTRAMLELLAQRCDQESIWLLSDETYGELSFSWPFFSLASCDMPQLVVMSSFSKLCSIPGYRIGYAIAHPSVAEKLALSSSTLISCLPAFTQLGCLAGLPILDQYVAQVKAHCNRVASRCAASVNGSGILRTASPESGFYLFVDIGGTGLDDMTFCKQLLEERHTAVTPGRSFGADCSTFIRIATCGQEQDVMEGVRRVVALAHDVGGMHVAA from the coding sequence ATGACCTATTCTCATGCATTGACGACATTGCCGTTTTCTTCCCGAGGAGATCGGCTCATCGGCCAGGAGATGTTCAAGGTGTTGGATCGAGCCCAGAGCCTGGAGCTGGACGGGCAATATGTCTATCACCTTGAGCTGGGCAACCCGCGTATGGCACCTCCCACTGAAATTATCGAGGCGACCGTGGAGGCCGTCCGGGGGAGGCAACTTGGGTATACCCCGATGGCAGGCCTTCGAGAATTACGGACTGCCCTGGCTGCTCGGTACGCTTTGAGAACAGGACGAATCCTCGACGACAGTCATGTCGTGATCAGCCCGGCGAACTTGCTGATCAGCCAGTTTCTGGACCTCACGTGCAATCCCGGCGACAGAGTTGTGCTCTTCACTCCGGCATTTCCATCGTATTGGGCGGCGACGGCGCACATAGGTCTTGACGTGACATCAGTTTCGTTGGCGCAAGACAACGGGTTTCATCTGTCTGAGGCACATATTGAAGCAGCCATCTCTGCATCTCCTAAAGCCATCATTGTCAATTCCGCCAACAATCCAACAGGTGCCGTCTATACCAGGGCAATGCTGGAACTGCTGGCGCAACGGTGTGACCAGGAGAGTATTTGGCTGTTGAGCGACGAAACCTACGGCGAGTTGTCTTTCAGCTGGCCATTCTTCAGTTTGGCTTCATGTGACATGCCTCAGTTGGTCGTGATGTCATCTTTTTCGAAACTGTGTTCGATTCCTGGATACCGTATCGGCTATGCGATCGCACATCCTTCAGTTGCAGAGAAGCTGGCACTCTCATCATCCACGCTAATCTCCTGTCTGCCGGCGTTCACGCAACTGGGATGTCTTGCGGGTCTTCCGATACTCGATCAATACGTTGCGCAGGTCAAGGCACATTGTAACCGCGTGGCAAGCAGGTGTGCCGCTTCTGTCAACGGCTCGGGAATTTTGCGTACGGCCTCGCCGGAATCAGGCTTCTACTTGTTTGTCGATATCGGTGGGACGGGCCTGGACGATATGACGTTCTGTAAACAGCTGCTGGAAGAACGACATACCGCGGTGACACCGGGACGAAGTTTTGGCGCCGACTGCTCCACCTTTATCCGGATCGCCACCTGCGGACAAGAGCAGGATGTCATGGAAGGTGTTCGACGTGTCGTGGCATTGGCCCATGATGTTGGAGGCATGCATGTCGCAGCGTAG
- a CDS encoding thiamine pyrophosphate-binding protein: MIKVADYIINTLAERGIDKIFVVYGAANGDLIDAFTRTAATEYVAVMHEQAGGFAAEGYAKVKGIPGVAIATSGPGGMNLLTSMGNCFYDSIPCVFLTGQINSRFLRPDPSIRQVGFQETDIVAMAAPVTKYAKMIVKAEDVRYEVEKALWLCQSGRPGPVLLDIPLDIQKAKIDVKQLVGFEPPAVASYDLDVVDRQIHKLLDDLRCAERPVILVGGGVRLADAQDDVRELGRRLEIPCFPTWNALDVITSDYEFYGGRIGTYGGAGRNFGIQNSDLLISIGSRISGRITGGNVQSFARQARKYLVEIDPAMVQRKFQQVPFDVNILCDAKAFVRRLLVALDKNPKAIPHRASWTERVMEWKRKYDPVRPEFFKQKERVHPYAFMRRLSEKMGATDVLVGDCGGNIVVSNHAFETKYGQRNLTNNGNSPMGFSFAGAMGAWFADPTRQVVCTIGDGGFNMNLQELQTFLNYGVKVKTFILNNHIYGITKAYQETNFQGRAEACGPKGYRPPNFIKLAQAYGVKSMIIGNHAEMNAKIDEVLQYDGPVVCDVDMDEYHTYEPRIFGWKTPIEDMYPYLSREEFRDNMVIEPVEGWMCPEYPDVVKSMQP, encoded by the coding sequence ATGATCAAAGTGGCGGACTACATTATCAATACTCTCGCAGAACGAGGCATCGACAAGATATTCGTCGTCTATGGCGCGGCCAACGGCGACTTGATCGATGCGTTCACCAGGACGGCAGCCACGGAGTATGTGGCGGTCATGCACGAACAGGCCGGCGGATTCGCCGCGGAAGGGTATGCCAAGGTCAAAGGCATTCCTGGTGTGGCGATCGCGACGAGCGGACCAGGTGGCATGAATCTTCTCACATCGATGGGGAATTGTTTCTATGACTCGATTCCTTGTGTGTTTTTGACCGGTCAGATCAACTCGAGGTTTCTGCGGCCGGATCCTTCGATTCGGCAGGTCGGATTTCAAGAAACGGACATCGTTGCAATGGCAGCGCCGGTGACGAAGTACGCCAAGATGATCGTGAAGGCGGAGGACGTCCGCTACGAAGTGGAGAAGGCGCTGTGGCTTTGCCAGAGCGGACGTCCGGGACCAGTCTTACTCGATATTCCGCTCGATATTCAAAAAGCCAAGATTGATGTGAAGCAATTGGTTGGGTTCGAACCGCCAGCCGTCGCCAGCTACGACCTGGATGTGGTGGACCGGCAGATCCACAAGTTGCTGGATGATCTACGATGCGCGGAACGGCCGGTTATCCTCGTAGGCGGGGGCGTCCGGCTGGCGGACGCGCAGGACGACGTTCGCGAGCTGGGACGTCGGTTGGAGATTCCTTGCTTCCCGACCTGGAACGCGTTGGACGTTATTACGTCCGACTATGAGTTCTATGGCGGGCGTATCGGGACTTACGGAGGTGCTGGGCGGAACTTCGGCATTCAGAACAGCGATCTCCTGATCTCGATCGGCAGCCGGATTTCCGGACGCATCACGGGAGGCAATGTGCAGAGTTTTGCCAGGCAGGCCAGAAAATACTTGGTCGAAATCGATCCGGCTATGGTGCAGCGGAAGTTCCAGCAAGTGCCGTTCGACGTCAACATCCTCTGCGACGCCAAGGCGTTCGTGCGGCGGCTGCTGGTCGCGCTGGACAAGAATCCAAAAGCGATTCCTCACCGTGCGAGCTGGACCGAACGGGTGATGGAATGGAAGCGGAAGTACGATCCCGTGCGTCCCGAGTTCTTCAAGCAGAAAGAAAGAGTCCACCCCTATGCCTTCATGCGCCGCCTGTCCGAGAAGATGGGTGCAACCGACGTCCTGGTCGGTGATTGCGGCGGCAACATCGTCGTCAGCAACCATGCATTCGAGACCAAGTACGGACAGCGTAACCTGACGAACAATGGTAATTCGCCGATGGGCTTTTCCTTTGCCGGAGCCATGGGGGCCTGGTTCGCGGATCCAACCCGCCAGGTGGTCTGCACGATTGGTGACGGTGGTTTCAATATGAACCTGCAAGAGTTGCAGACGTTCCTCAACTATGGTGTGAAGGTCAAAACGTTCATTTTGAACAACCATATTTACGGGATCACTAAAGCGTATCAGGAGACCAACTTCCAGGGGCGTGCAGAGGCCTGCGGACCAAAGGGCTATCGGCCTCCGAATTTCATCAAACTGGCACAAGCTTACGGGGTCAAATCCATGATAATCGGTAACCATGCCGAGATGAACGCCAAGATCGATGAAGTGCTGCAGTACGACGGACCGGTGGTCTGTGACGTAGATATGGATGAGTACCATACCTACGAACCGAGAATCTTCGGATGGAAGACGCCGATCGAAGACATGTACCCCTACCTCTCACGCGAGGAGTTCAGGGACAACATGGTGATCGAGCCAGTGGAAGGGTGGATGTGTCCAGAGTATCCAGATGTTGTGAAGTCGATGCAGCCGTGA